In the Diceros bicornis minor isolate mBicDic1 chromosome X, mDicBic1.mat.cur, whole genome shotgun sequence genome, ATAATATATTTAGATCTAGTTCATTCCTTTATCTTCTGTATTCTATTAATCATATTAATCATACTATATTAATCCATTCCTCTATTGATAGACATCACAtaccagtattttttttcttatcttgagACTTATTAATGTACTTATGGCCTAAGGACTTGCAAATGCTGTTAAATGCTGGCTGGATACTAAGGAGAAAAAGTATTTTCTGTATGGTATAAACCAGAGTTAGAAATTTatacataaatttgaaattatttgttcTATTATTCACATGCTACATCTTTATTTCTCCTACTTAATCTGTAACTAAATTAGGTAAATATGTTAATGTCTGCCACTACTATTGTGTGCCTGTCAATTTCTACCTAGAACCTCCCCCCAAAATACCTTGTGatcttttaaaagttataaatgcaGTGCATACTTATAAAAGCcatcagaaaatttaaaattttattaaaaataagaaaggacTAGTTATTCATAATTTCAGCAATAAGTGATAACCACCATTAACATACTGGTGTATAGCATTCCAGATTTCTTTTTACACATGCACTCAAAGACAGTTTATATATacaaactgtttaaaaaatagtttcaaaataaaaatatatttgttgtattttttggTATTGAAACATACAGGCTTGTATAATTTATAactatacagaaatatataaagctGAAAGTGAAAGTATTCTGTGATTTCCCTATAACTACTGTTTATGTGATGTATACCTTTAAAGGAACTTGATATCATATAAATTAACCTCCCATTTTTAATCATACTGCATATTATCTTATTGTATGTTAACATCATATTTCACTAATTCTGTGTAAACAGAAattgattatcttttaaaataatgtttttaattgttgcagtgtatatacattatatatatatttttgcatcCTTATCCAACTATTTTCATAGACGAGGTCTCTAAATGAGGCATTTCTAAACAAAagtggaaatatttaaaatgttggtaTATATCTTCAAATTGCCTTATAACAACTTGCACTTCAATTGGCATGAGAGTAcattttttctgctctctgttgAAGATAATGTTTaccattatttttcatctttgccATATTCTTGCCAATATGATAAGGCAGAAGTaaaatctcattgttttaatttgaatttctttgattactagtgaGCTTAATCATCCTTTTATATGCCCAGTGGCCATTTGCACTTCTTTTGTAACATGCACGCTCCTCCCAGTCTTCTCCCCGTCCTGCATCGGGAATgttaatcttttcctttttgctttgtcagaattctttatttttcatcttttacaTAGGGTTGGTTCGATCCAGGCTTTCATCCTTTCACTGCCTTATGGactgaaaatatatgtatattctccCTTGGTCTTTTAATGTCCTTTACAGAAGCTGGCTCCCTTTCCtctatccctccctccttctctctcttttctcttttcttctctctttgcttcttcctctcttcgtttctctctctctctcttttttcagtacacaagtttttaattttgactgAGTCGAATCTATCATTCCGGGCCTGGCACCGCGTCAGCAGAGGGGGGCGGGGAGGTGAGCGCGaaactgggggaggggaaggggcggGGAGGAGCCGGCGGAGCGGCTGCAGGAGTTGCTGGGAGTGCGCGCGGTGGGATCACAAGCCGGCGGCGGAGGCCCAGAGACGCGAGCGAGGGGACCTCGGCCGGCGGCCTACACAGATCCCTCTCTCCACTGGAGGACCAGGGAACCGCAGTCTTCATCACAGAGGTACCGTGCTCCGCGCTCCCCGCCCGGCCCTGCCCAGCCTGCTGTGGCGGCGcctgcttccttcctccttccctcgcTCTCTCTCTTGCCCGCCCGCGCCTTCCCTGTCTGCCTGCGTCACCGCGGCCGCCATGGCTGAGAACGGCGAGAGCAGCGGTCCCCCGCGCCCCTCCCGTGGCCCTGCTGCAGCCCAAGGCCCTGCTTCTGCTCCGGCCGAGCCCAAAATCATCAAAGTCACTGTGAAGACCCCCAAAGAGAAAGAGGAGTTCGCGGTGCCCGAGAATAGCTCAGTTCAACAGTTTAAGGAAGCGATTTCGAAACGCTTCAAATCCCAAACCGATCAGCTAGTGCTGATTTTTGccggaaaaatcttaaaagatcaAGATACCTTGATCCAGCACGGCATCCATGATGGACTGACTGTTCACCTTGTCATCAAAAGCCAGAACCGACCTCAGGCCCAGTCCACACAGCCTAGTAATGCCGCGGGAACTAATACTACCTCCGCGTCGACTCCCAGGAATAACTCTACACCTATTTCCACAAATAGCAACCCGTTTGGTTTGGGGAGCTTGGGAGGACTTGCAGGCCTTAGCAGCCTGGGCTTGAGCTCCACcaacttctctgagctccagaacCAGATGCAGCAGCAGCTTCTGTCCAGCCCTGAGATGATGATACAAATCATGGAAAATCCCTTTGTTCAGAGCATGCTTTCGAATCCCGATCTAATGAGGCAGCTCATTATGGCCAATCCACAGATGCAACAATTGATTCAGAGAAACCCAGAAATCAGTCACCTGCTCAACAACCCAGATATAATGAGGCAGACCCTGGAAATCGCCAGGAATCCAGCCATGATGCAAGAGATGATGAGAAATCAGGACCTGGCTCTCAGCAATCTCGAAAGCATCCCAGGTGGCTACAATGCCTTACGGCGCATGTACACTGACATTCAAGAACCCATGCTGAATGCCGCACAAGAGCAGTTTGGGGGTAATCCGTTTGCCTCGGTGGGGAGCAGTTCTTCCTCTGGAGAAGGCACGCAGCCTTCTCGCACAGAAAATCGAGATCCACTACCCAATCCATGGGCGCCACCACCGGCTACCCAGAGTTCTGCAACCACCAGCACAACGATGAGCAGTGGCAGTGGCAGTGGGTCTGGCAGTAGCTCCACCGGTGCTACCGGGAACACCGTGGCTGCAGCCAATTATGTCGCCAGCATCTTCAGTACCCCAGGAATGCAGAGCTTGCTGCAACAGATAACTGAAAACCCCCAGCTGATCCAGAATATGCTGTCTGCGCCCTACATGAGAAGCATGATGCAGTCGCTGAGCCAGAATCCAGATTTGGCTGCACAGATGATGCTGAGTAGCCCAGTGTTCACTGCAAATCCTCAGCTGCAGGAGCAGATGCGTCCACAGCTCCCGGCTTTCCTGCAGCAGATGCAGAATCCAGACACACTCTCAGCTATGTCAAACCCAAGAGCAATGCAGGCTTTAATGCAGATCCAGCAGGGGCTACAAACTTTAGCCACTGAAGCGCCTGGCCTCATTCCAAGCTTCACTccaggtgtgggggtgggggttctgGGAACTGCTATAGGCCCTGTAGGCCCAGTCACACCCATAGGCCCCATAGGCCCCATAGTCCCGTTTACCCCCATAGGCCCTATTGGGCCCATAGGACCCACTGGCCCTGCAGGTCCCCCTGGCTCCACTGGCTCCAGCGGCCCCCCTGGGCCCACCATATCTAGTTCTGCACCCCGTGAGACCACAAGCCCAACATCAGAATCTGGACCCAACCAGCAGTTCATTCAGCAAATGGTGCAGGCTCTGGCTGGAGTAAATCCTCCACAGCTGCCGAATCCAGAAGTCAGATTTCAGCAACAACTGGAACAGCTCAACGCAATGGGGTTCTTAAACCGTGAAGCAAACTTGCAGGCTCTAATAGCAACAGGAGGCGACATCAATGCAGCCATTGAGAGGCTGCTGGGCTCCCAGCCATCTTAATCACATTTCTGTACCTTGAAAAAATGTATCTTATTTTTGATAATGGCTCTTaaatctttaaacacacaaaaaaattgtgctttactttcattttgattcttttaCATCTGTCTAGTTATGAATCTAATATGCATTTTAAGATGgaatccatccctccctctctctctccctccctctttgtttctttccctccctccttccttctttgtttccttccttccttccctccctccctccttccctccctctttgtttccttccttccttccctccttcctttttcatTCCTTCTCTGTTTTGATGGTGGGAATCAATGCTGTTTCACTCAAAGGTGTTGCATGCAAACACTTCTCTTTATTCTGCATTTATTGTGATTTTTGGAAACAGGTATCAACCTTCACAGTTGGGTGAACAAGTTTTGTCCTACAGATGTCCAGtttctttgcattttaaacatTAGCCTATGATAGTAATTTAATGtagaatgaaaataattaaaagcaaaagcaaattaTTTGAAGCTCTCTAATTTGTGGTACAATATTGCTTATCGTGACTTTGGCATGTATTTTTGCTAGCAAAATGCTGTAAGATTTATACCATTCTTTGATCTTTTTTGCTATTTGTACACAGTACAGTAAGCACAATTGGAACTGTACATCTAGAAATATTACAACAGAATCTCTGAGCAGAATATGTGTAaccaaattcagaaaaaatataagaaatatttctgGAGCTAGGTATGTCTCACAATTTTGTAGAATCTTACAGCATCTTTGATAAACTTCTCAGTGAAAATGTTGGCTAGGCAAGTTCAGTTAAAATATAGTAGAAATGTTTATCctgattatttctaaatatacatttaattGTACAGAAAACTTAAAGTGTGACATTGCGTCAACATTTGCAGATTGAATGTATATGACCTTAATCTTTGTGCAGCCCGAAGGATCAGTGTAGTAATGCCAGGAAAGTGCTTTTTACCTAAGACTTCTGCTGAGCTTCTCCCATAAAAAGACCCTAATACACATTTTGATTTGTAATTGGAAATGTAACTTTCACTGAAAGTGTTATGTGATGTTTGCATTACTTTTAACTGCTGCGTATAAAGGAAACTGTATGTTTTGACTCTATCAGTTATTTCTCTTGTGCACAGggaaaaatgcattaaaatgacaaaaaataaaaaaattaaaaatggataaatcttttccttttttccttctggcCGTAGGATCATGTTTAGAAGGATTGCCCCACCCcaagttttatataaattttatcctATATCTCTCTTATTTTAatggttttgttaaaaaaaaaggtttttttgcCCTATCTGGAATTATTTTGATGTATGGATTTAGgtattctaacttttttttttcccaaagggtTAACCGGTTGTTAGCCGGTTTTTGTCTCATTGTCCACCACCCCCATTTGAAATGTCATACACATATACACTTTCTTCTGTGTTTGAATTCTCTTGAGTACCACTGAACATTGTAGCCCCAGTACACCAGCCTATAGTTATTGAGTTAGAAATATGATTTCATATCTGTTAGGGCAGATCCTCCtattgatcatttttatttttgtttttcacaatTTTCTGATAATTCTGACATGTTTATTTTACCAGATGAACTTTACAGTTAATAGGTTTCCCCTGCAAAATAAATTGGGAATTTGGTTGGGATTGTCTTCAATTAATATGATGGTGAAAACTACGAATGCAATGCTTTCCAGAAACATGATATGTTGCCTCATTTTTGAAAAGGTTTTACATCCTTCAAGAGAGTTTTGTTTATTTAAGTCCTGTATAATTTGTGATAAATGTATTCCTAGGGAATACAGACATACAGGAAACAATACTGCGATTGGGAGCTCTTAATTCACTGTGTTACGTATGTGGTCACTTTTGCTATATAGgggaaaaatgtgctttcatagATTAATTTTAAATTGGCAATTTACTGAAATCATTAATTTCTGAGATATTCAGTTGATCCTTTGAGTTTTTCCTGGTAAGCAATAATATCAATGATAAGTTATAATATGTTCtccttcttttcaaaatttataacATAGTTTCTGACTGCATGGGTTAAACGCTTCCAGAACAGTGCTAAATAATAAAAGTGGCAGTGGTATTCTTGTCTTGTTTCTTATTTTAACCAGACTATGTTTGCTGCAGCAATTCTAAATTGCATTTTTGAAAAAACTTTCCTCTGGGAGCTGGTCAAATAAGTTTGCAGAATGTTGTGTACCATAGCCCCTCTTCGAGAGTCATTGTGCAGTAAATACTGactagtattattttttaaaggaatatattCTTTAGGTTAAAGAGTAAAAACTAACTTTGTCTAACGGCACTTCTCAAATTGAATAAAAAAccactgtgttttcttttaaacagaCCTGATAACATTTGGCCTATCAGTGTTCCTCAGAACACCAGGTTAGGAAATGGTGATTTATTATTTCACTGCTATATGATGGTGGGTATTTGAGATAATTACAAAGTCTGCcataataaattttagaattttaatgaTATGGATGATTTTATAGGGAGATAAATACTAAAGCCCATGGCATAGAAAATAGCAATATATCAATAGCCATAGGAAAAACCTGATGTTGTCTTAGGCCTGGCTCAGACAGCTTAGCAGGTAAGTTTCTTTCAAACATTCAAGGAACAGAGAATTCCTTAATTACTCTTGCcaaatttttatctgttttgttttctcctgaAAATATCCAGGTCTTTAATTGattaattctattattttttgctttctagttcattaatttttgtttataactgtatttactcttctttttattacttttaactGTTCTTCCATCTCTTACATGATGTAATTTCCTCCTGTTATCTTGCAAGCTCTTTTTACagactctgtttttgttttgggttCTCTTCATCTATTATTAATTCACAGTTTATGTATTTACTCATCATTGAATCAAGAACAGTATATCCTgacctgctctctctctccctccaataAGAATGGGGCAATTTTTATATGCTTTCACTGTTGACCTGGTTGTCACCCTCTCCCAAAGCTTATACTGAACACTAGATTATGTAAATTTTTATTACTGGCCCTGTGATCTAGCAGGATGAGGTGGTGGGGAGGGAACTAGGGCTAGAGGCTACCCTAGTAGGAGAAGTTCACTTCAAGAAGGCTTTTCTCATTTGCTCTGTTGGCCTCTACCTCAGGTAGTGGTATCATATATACTctcaccacttgtgtgtgtgggtgtgggatgGGGGTAAGGAGTGGATATACAACATTGAAACAACTCCTGTTGGTTCATCAAAGAGGACTCTTGTATCAGGTTGAGACCACCATGTTTATTGAGAAACCAGAATCAGAGACTGAGCTTGCCCTCTGAGAGGGCCGCTCCAAATTCTGTTGATCTGCAGTGTCAAAATAGCAACAAATGGATTAATTCCTGTCAGGGCCTAGCCCAGGGATTCGGGTTAGGGTATCAGGAGAGCCATTTGGCCTGTGTCTCACACTCACAAAGGGACTCAAATTCAGAATTTTGACATTATCCTCAAATGAATTGATTACTCCAGCCACAGAGCCAGACTGACCTGATGGAAAATGTTCATCACACAGCTTAATTtagtaaatgtaaaatttttaaactatgtGGCAATTTTGATATTCCTAATttggcattattttatttaaaaaatatactgggAGTCTTAAATAAAATCAAAGTTACTCAGGCTCCCCTCAATTTATGAGAGGTTCTCATCCCAGCCTTTTTTATTACCTTTCCCCACCTCCAATCCTTGCTCTTTTAAGCTAGGTGGTAGTAGTGGGTTTCTGCCAggattttctttatttgtcaGTATATCACAGAACTTCAGCTTGGTGATATCCTTCAATATGGCCCCATCAGCATCATGTCACA is a window encoding:
- the UBQLN2 gene encoding ubiquilin-2, with amino-acid sequence MAENGESSGPPRPSRGPAAAQGPASAPAEPKIIKVTVKTPKEKEEFAVPENSSVQQFKEAISKRFKSQTDQLVLIFAGKILKDQDTLIQHGIHDGLTVHLVIKSQNRPQAQSTQPSNAAGTNTTSASTPRNNSTPISTNSNPFGLGSLGGLAGLSSLGLSSTNFSELQNQMQQQLLSSPEMMIQIMENPFVQSMLSNPDLMRQLIMANPQMQQLIQRNPEISHLLNNPDIMRQTLEIARNPAMMQEMMRNQDLALSNLESIPGGYNALRRMYTDIQEPMLNAAQEQFGGNPFASVGSSSSSGEGTQPSRTENRDPLPNPWAPPPATQSSATTSTTMSSGSGSGSGSSSTGATGNTVAAANYVASIFSTPGMQSLLQQITENPQLIQNMLSAPYMRSMMQSLSQNPDLAAQMMLSSPVFTANPQLQEQMRPQLPAFLQQMQNPDTLSAMSNPRAMQALMQIQQGLQTLATEAPGLIPSFTPGVGVGVLGTAIGPVGPVTPIGPIGPIVPFTPIGPIGPIGPTGPAGPPGSTGSSGPPGPTISSSAPRETTSPTSESGPNQQFIQQMVQALAGVNPPQLPNPEVRFQQQLEQLNAMGFLNREANLQALIATGGDINAAIERLLGSQPS